A portion of the Fulvia fulva chromosome 1, complete sequence genome contains these proteins:
- a CDS encoding Cytoskeletal signaling protein slm1, with amino-acid sequence MASPQSAGPSPASTLPTRSATNSTDDAVPDEDSSEVSKLFHERLSGWKHAVAYLEDYVEATQKMYQSSSKDYEKVLKTVSNPLKEGHHFDQNLGGIAGLFDNMRSNTQGLHNSNAETAKALKGSVLPIFERLHTEIKNKTKELTKGAGKGAKAVDKSRNTSQKHIELLGQHTAAFDAHGGHVKADNDPYILQRQVYHRLNKQVQDENNNRDDMIAVQNSFSQFEAHIIQTIQNGVSQFNQVAAHQAEQTRTMYGDMVGNKAQRIPPDFEWNGFVQRNASVLIDPSGSKRTVENIGFANQDHSATKPLIAGSLQRKSGLLKKYDTGFYVVTPSKYLHEFKTDDDFAKDPTPENSLYLPDCLIGAVDGVKFNVRGKDASGSSIANKMARSHEFAFQAHTASDAQQWHKVISSVAGQTTNELPETSAPSSPAVANSSSVGTDELASPTTQTTGTTGTAAAPVAAEAQQTTAGPGHGIATQDKV; translated from the exons ATGGCATCTCCACAGTCTGCCGGCCCTTCGCCAGCTTCCACTCTCCCAACGCGATCAGCGACCAACTCTACCGACGATGCGGTCCCCGATGAAGACTCCTCTGAAGTCTCTAAGCTCTTCCATGAGCGGCTGTCCGGCTGGAAGCATGCCGTTGCCTACCTCGAAGACTACGTCGAAGCGACACAGAAGATGTACCAGTCCAGCTCAAAAGACTACGAGAAGGTGCTGAAGACCGTGAGCAATCCGCTCAAGGAGGGACACCACTTTGACCAAAACCTCGGCGGCATTGCAGGTCTCTTCGACAACATGCGTTCCAACACGCAAGGGCTGCACAACAGCAATGCTGAGACGGCCAAGGCTCTCAAGGGCTCTGTTCTACCCATCTTCGAACGACTGCACACCGAAATCAAAAACAAGACCAAGGAGCTCACGAAAGGCGCGGGTAAGGGTGCGAAGGCAGTCGACAAGTCACGTAATACGTCTCAGAAGCATATCGAGCTGCTCGGACAACATACCGCCGCCTTCGACGCTCATGGTGGGCATGTCAAGGCTGATAACGACCCATACATCCTCCAACGTCAGGTCTACCACCGACTCAACAAGCAGGTGCAGGACGAGAACAACAACCGTGACGACATGATTGCTGTGCAGAATTCCTTCTCGCAGTTTGAAGCACACATCATCCAGACGATTCAGAACGGTGTCTCACAGTTCAATCAAGTTGCAGCTCACCAGGCCGAGCAAACACGTACCATGTACGGCGACATGGTCGGAAAT AAGGCCCAGCGTATTCCACCAGACTTCGAGTGGAATGGTTTTGTGCAGAGGAACGCCAGTGTACTTATCGACCCTAGCGGTTCGAAGCGTACCGTCGAAAACATTGGCTTTGCAAACCAGGATCACAGCGCAACCAAACCTCTTATCGCAGGATCCTTGCAGCGAAAGAGCGGCCTCCTGAAGAAGTACGATACTGGTTTCTACGTTGTGACACCATCCAAATACCTGCACGAGTTCAAGACGGACGATGATTTTGCCAAGGATCCAACTCCAGAAAACAGTCTGTATTTGCCAGACTGTCTCATTGGTGCCGTTGACGGCGTCAAGTTCAACGTGCGCGGCAAAGACGCAAGCGGCTCAAGCATAGCCAACAAGATGGCAAGATCGCACGAGTTCGCCTTCCAGGCTCACACCGCTTCGGATGCTCAGCAGTGGCACAAGGTCATCTCCAGTGTCGCCGGCCAGACCACGAACGAGTTGCCAGAGACCAGTGCCCCAAGCTCGCCAGCCGTCGCGAACAGCTCATCTGTTGGCACGGACGAACTTGCCAGCCCAACCACCCAAACGACTGGCACGACCGGCACAGCCGCTGCTCCCGTCGCTGCGGAAGCCCAACAGACCACTGCTGGACCGGGCCACGGCATTGCTACCCAGGACAAGGTCTAA